In Ascaphus truei isolate aAscTru1 chromosome 21, aAscTru1.hap1, whole genome shotgun sequence, one DNA window encodes the following:
- the TNFSF15 gene encoding tumor necrosis factor ligand superfamily member 15 isoform X1, which yields MEFSIAMLQEEEQVTKQGLRASSVQDSTLRKLQCAVTCCLLGLCTLAVPTGYLMVGSFIIHRGDKAAVQSSSESVLNTSAYKASGSGMDLKPRAHLTGKGQDYSSDKSNTLQWEDQHGQAFTQNGMNYINRSLQIPKTGSYFVYSQVTFHLADLRCNESGQEKVGKKVDFVFQTITKVNSNYPASEDLLKGTKSLCEKENLGNRPIYLGALLLMKRGDRLMVKVSDIKLVDVTMEHKTFFGAFLV from the exons ATGGAATTTAGCATTGCTatgctgcaggaagaggaacagGTTACAAAGCAGGGTCTGCGGGCTAGCTCGGTGCAGGACAGCACCCTGAGGAAGCTGCAGTGTGCTGTAACCTGCTGCCTGCTGGGCTTGTGCACCCTGGCGGTGCCCACGGGTTATCTGATGGTGGGCAGTTTCATTATACACAGGGGAGACAAAGCAGCCGTGCAG aGTTCGAGTGAAAGTGTACTGAATACTTCGGCTTATAAAGCTTCAGGTTCAG GTATGGATTTAAAGCCCAGAGCTCACCTGACAG GTAAAGGTCAAGATTATTCAAGTGACAAATCCAACACTCTACAATGGGAGGACCAACATGGGCAAGCGTTCACCCAAAATGGAATGAACTATATCAACCGGTCACTGCAAATTCCCAAAACGGGGTCTTATTTTGTCTATTCCCAAGTGACCTTCCATTTGGCCGACCTGCGGTGCAATGAAAGTGGACAGGAGAAGGTGGGCAAAAAAGTAGACTTCGTGTTTCAGACCATCACAAAGGTCAATTCCAACTATCCAGCATCGGAGGATCTCCTGAAAGGAACCAAGTCACTTTGTGAAAAGGAGAATTTGGGGAACCGGCCCATCTACTTGGGAGCTCTGCTACTCATGAAGAGAGGAGACCGACTGATGGTGAAAGTAAGCGATATCAAACTGGTTGATGTCACTATGGAGCACAAGACTTTCTTTGGAGCTTTCTTGGTATAA
- the TNFSF15 gene encoding tumor necrosis factor ligand superfamily member 15 isoform X2 has translation MEFSIAMLQEEEQVTKQGLRASSVQDSTLRKLQCAVTCCLLGLCTLAVPTGYLMVGSFIIHRGDKAAVQSSSESVLNTSAYKASGSGKGQDYSSDKSNTLQWEDQHGQAFTQNGMNYINRSLQIPKTGSYFVYSQVTFHLADLRCNESGQEKVGKKVDFVFQTITKVNSNYPASEDLLKGTKSLCEKENLGNRPIYLGALLLMKRGDRLMVKVSDIKLVDVTMEHKTFFGAFLV, from the exons ATGGAATTTAGCATTGCTatgctgcaggaagaggaacagGTTACAAAGCAGGGTCTGCGGGCTAGCTCGGTGCAGGACAGCACCCTGAGGAAGCTGCAGTGTGCTGTAACCTGCTGCCTGCTGGGCTTGTGCACCCTGGCGGTGCCCACGGGTTATCTGATGGTGGGCAGTTTCATTATACACAGGGGAGACAAAGCAGCCGTGCAG aGTTCGAGTGAAAGTGTACTGAATACTTCGGCTTATAAAGCTTCAGGTTCAG GTAAAGGTCAAGATTATTCAAGTGACAAATCCAACACTCTACAATGGGAGGACCAACATGGGCAAGCGTTCACCCAAAATGGAATGAACTATATCAACCGGTCACTGCAAATTCCCAAAACGGGGTCTTATTTTGTCTATTCCCAAGTGACCTTCCATTTGGCCGACCTGCGGTGCAATGAAAGTGGACAGGAGAAGGTGGGCAAAAAAGTAGACTTCGTGTTTCAGACCATCACAAAGGTCAATTCCAACTATCCAGCATCGGAGGATCTCCTGAAAGGAACCAAGTCACTTTGTGAAAAGGAGAATTTGGGGAACCGGCCCATCTACTTGGGAGCTCTGCTACTCATGAAGAGAGGAGACCGACTGATGGTGAAAGTAAGCGATATCAAACTGGTTGATGTCACTATGGAGCACAAGACTTTCTTTGGAGCTTTCTTGGTATAA